One segment of Ficedula albicollis isolate OC2 chromosome 2, FicAlb1.5, whole genome shotgun sequence DNA contains the following:
- the MYD88 gene encoding myeloid differentiation primary response protein MyD88 — protein PAAADWTALAEALGCSFLEIRRLEALPDPTGALLDEWPARCPGGATVGQLLDVLRDLGRHDVLADLAGSVEEDCKKYWQRKQEEANQPLQVPAVDSSVPKTSELMGITIRDDPYGSGTEIFDAFICYCQKDLQFVQEMIRELEQTEYKLKLCVFDRDVLPGACVWSISGELIERRCRRMVVVVSDDYLESDECDFQTKFALSLSPGARHKRLIPVKYKSMKNEFPSILRFITICDYTNPCTKKWFWTRLAKSLMLP, from the exons cccgcggccgcGGACTGGACGGCGCTGGCCGAGGCgctgggctgcagcttcctGGAGATCCGGCGGCTGGAAGCGCTGCCCGACCCCACGGGCGCGCTGCTGGACGAGTGGCCGGCGCGCTGCCCCGGCGGGGCCACGGTGGGAcagctgctggatgtgctgcGCGACCTGGGGCGCCACGATGTGCTGGCAGACCTGGCCGGCAGCGTGG AGGAGGACTGTAAGAAGTACTGGCAGAGGAAGCAGGAAGAGGCCAACCAGCCTCTCCAGGTGCCAGCAGTGGACAGCAGCGTGCCAAAGACATCGGAGCTGATGGGCATCACCATCAGGGATGATCCCTACG GGAGTGGAACAGAGATATTTGATGCCTTCATCTGCTACTGTCAGAAAGACCTCCAGTTTGTCCAGGAGATgatcagggagctggagcaAACAGAGTACAAACTGAAGCTCTGTGTGTTTGATCGGGATGTCTTGCCAGGAGCCTGTGTGTGGTCCATCAGTGGAGAGCTTATAGAGAGGAG GTGTCGGAGGATGGTGGTTGTCGTTTCAGATGATTACTTGGAAAGCGACGAATGTGATTTCCAGACCAAATTTGCTCTTAGTCTTTCCCCAG GTGCTCGGCACAAGCGGCTGATTCCAGTCAAGTACAAATCCATGAAAAACGAGTTTCCAAGTATCTTACGGTTCATCACGATTTGTGACTACACCAATCCTTGCACCAAAAAATGGTTCTGGACCAGACTGGCAAAATCCCTCATGCTGCCCTGA